The genomic segment GTTTGTTCTTTGGTTGATTATCCCGTTTGTTTTATAAGGGTTTTAATAACTTTCGGATATGAGGAATCTACAAGTGTAGAATCAACACATAATGCCACCCCAGGAGTATCAAATATGAAAATATATGAATGAACGTTTGTGTATAAATTTTGACAGTAAACAATACaattgaacaatttttttttcagtgAAATTAAaagtttacaactcaaaagagTAATGAACCTAATTTCCACCTACGGACAATTAATGTGAAGCCAATTGAACTGACCGCTATGTATGAATGGTAACAAATTACAAGAAGGTTAAGGTTATATATAAATTAGTCActaatatatatattgattactCCTTCGGGGGATGAAGTGAATTCTGATGAAATCACCAAAAGACCAAAACTGAGAAGAGCTAGCTAGCTCATGTAGTTAGAGCATCAGGAAAGTTGGAACGGCATCCAAGCACCTTACCACCCACATCAGGGAAAGTCTCTCGTCCAGGCAAGGGACCAACCTTCCCACTAGAATCTACTTCTACTGGGTATTTAATCAGGTGACCCTGCAATGGTGTAAACTCCTCTGCTACGAAACTTGTCCAATTAGCTTCAGCTATTTGGTTCACACGCTTCACGCAATCCAAACTTTCAGGCTCTTTGAATTCATCTTCTACCAGCCCCAAGTGCTCTGCCCATAGTGACATTCGGTATCCGTACACCTTTACACACAACAAACATAAAGATTTAAGCTTCTGTTTTGATAGATGACACAAGTTAAAGGTGGTCAAATTGGTTGGTTATGGAAAGAACGAAGTTTTTAGAAAAGGGGCGAACCTGGCCATGTGGATGTCGTTTTCTGTTACCCCATGTATGATAAGGTTGATATGCACCCATGGCTATCTCAGTGTCTCTTGAACCAGCCATAGACCTTTGGTTGATATTGGCCGAACCTATTATCACATACTCATCGTCTACTATCATACCTTTGGCATGGACATAGATCATAAACCGTTGAAACTTTTGTGAGGCTGAAACCTGAAAAGGGTTGTTGGCATAACACAATTTTATCATAACAAAGTTGTACTACTAATTGAATGATTAAAAACCCAGATATCACCTTAATTATGCTTAAAAGTTACTGATTATTGATGGTTTCAAATTAAAAGAGAAGAAAATTATTTCTTCTTACTGTGTCTCCACTCTTTGAAGTATGATTGGGTGACTCTTCTTTAGATAATTCCTCCCGTTTACCAAGACAGTAAAAATTTAGATAGTCCTGTGGATGAGCATTCTCAACGTGCGTGAATTTCAATTCTTCTGCTATAACTTCATACATCATTTGCATTGTTTGTCCCTGAAATAAATAAGAATTTTCAAACTCACACATCAATTGCTTTGTTTTAGTGTTTCAGACATAAGACATTGGCATAGTTCTATTATCACCTACCAAAGTAAAATGCATTTACAATGTCACAGAATTTCTTTTAGCAAATCAACCTATCATTTTCTTTTGTACCCTGTATATATGGAAATGTTATAcatgtaatttttctttttacctgCCAAAAAAGTATTTCTTGCATTGCAACAGAAGATGGTGGACCTTCAGGCCACATAGGCATCACAATATACACAGAAAATCTCTGTTTGGCTCTTATCTTACTGGCAATCTTTAATGCCAATTCCACTGGGATTAAATTATCAGCACctaaatgaaaagaaaattaaacttGTCAAAGTGAGAGAATAGTAGGCAGCTACAGATTGTGACAAGATTAAACTTTGGCTTATGTAGCATGTCATGCAAAGTTTGAGATAGTTCAAATACCTGCATCTTTGTAAGCCGGCCATGCATACGATGACCCAATAAAATACTGATTCTCAATATATATGAAATGTTGTGCAGCTCTGATTGCTTGGATGTATGCTGTTTGAATGCTCTTGTCTATAACCAAGTTTTTTGCACAAACAAGATTCTGCAATACAGAATAATTTCAAACATTTGGTATAAATACAAATTAATGCAAAAAAGAATGAGCATTATCCATAAATTATGCCAGAGCGAAGAACCTGAGCCTCTGCTACATAAATATCTTTAGGAAATCCTTTCAAAGATCCAGAATCTATAGATCTGAAAACCTGTCAGTTCAAGAAAAATCAAGTAAGACCAAGAACTAAACAAGCTAAGATCACATGATGTAAAAGGATTAGTGACTCCAGATATGTGGGCTATAGTTAACCTGAACATGCCAGTTTTCGGGATCATCTTCCTTGGAAACCCATAATGCAGGATCATCATTGGGAATTCCAGGAGAAGGACTAAGAATCCAAGATATGCGATCCAACTTTATCAAAGCATCATCATGCCAATAAGAAACCCTCTTAAAATGTTGCcccaattttgaccattttgaAGCTTTTCTCCAACGCTGCTCGAAATTTTTAAGAACATCATATGCTGCAGGACCTTCGATTTTGCAATGTAAATCATGCCATGGTTGCCTTGGACCCTTAGTTCCAGCCTATATACTCACATAACAATATCAAACGAAACAGATTCAGAAAAGTACTTAAAAAATATGACAtccatataatttaaaaaaagagaaaaactCACAGAAAAAGTTGGATTGTGATAATCATCCTGAAATACATGAGTGTCAAGATCACGAAATAGTCGATGCTCAGGTGTGTCATAGCGGCCATCACAAAGGTCTAGACCTCCTATAAAGGCAGTTACCTTCCGGTAATTCCCTGGTGCTTGTGAATCCACAATTACACATTTCTGATGATGTGTAAAGAGGGTTCCAACGACCTGAACTCGATTATCAGCAAGTAATAATACAACATTAATTCTTTGCCTCACAACCGTAGTATAATGCATAGCTCATAATAAATTCATATCAAATAAACAACTAAGTTTCAGCTCAAGATTATTCTTTTTTTCTGAAGATAATGTGTTGTGTTCTTTGACATTATCAGCCAAACTTTACTTGCATCAACGAAAATGCAAAGCAAAAGTAGCCTTATAAAAGTGAAATATACTAGGAAATTGGAACTGAGAAAAATGGTGAAACAATTACTGGACCATGGTATAAAGCATGCCTGTTGCTTGAAAATGCTAAGCTTACTGCTGGCATATCTAGGCGACAGCACACATGTAACAGACGAGTGCTTGAAAAACTTGCGGGTTTCTTCATCATGAGTTTGCATAACTCCAGTCTGCATATTTATATGCAAAGTCAGTCCACAAGAATCTTATTAGCAcgaattaagaaagaaaaataaattaaaaagaagGTGAAGTAGAATTCATAAAACCAATGAGATTGTTTTAGCTCTTAACAAAGAATGATCGATGTCACTCACAATTAAGTATTTAAAAGATATTTGCTGAATAATATGGCCAAGATATTCTGTGATAATGAGAACTCTAAgatactctgttttcttataCTATTAAAATTTGCAAGTGTACCATAATTGACTCAAAACAAGTTTCTCTCAAAGTCAATTTATTATATTGTTTGGACAAGAGGAACGATATTGAAGCAGTAAAAAGAAAATTTTCATACCGTATTGAGAAAAAATCTACTATGTGAAGTCTTATCATCCCAAACAAGAAGAAGAACTCGTACTCCTTCTTGAGACTTATACTTGAGCAACTCCCCCAAATTCAAATTCCCACCACTGGGCAATGGCTTTGTCGGCTCTCGAACCAGCTTCACCTTGTGATAGATTGACCAACCAGCAATGTAAACCATGTGATGAGCTTCTAAAATGGCGTGACAAATGTCCTCCCAACACTTCTTCTGCTGAAACAAAACCCCATCATCCAATTCAATTGGATCAAACATCGAATCCGGAACATGGGCATCCTGATACAGCGTCACCGACCCTCCTTGCCGGACTGGAAAGTAGCAATTTCGGATTCCGTAATTGTCTGGATCGGACGATATGCCGTAGCGATACATGGGGTTGTCGTCACATTTCGTAAATCTCATCTCGATTTTAATGGCGGAGTCGGGCTTCGGCGGTTTCCCGAATGAGCCGATCACCGGGAACCAATCGCTAATCGCTTCGCCCGTTAAGATTTTCTGAGCAGAGACCGATGCAACTCCGATCAAATCGGCTCCAAACATGTCGTTGTCTTTAACGTAGAACTCGACGTGGGAGACCGGGTGGGCCAGAGGAATCTTGAAGCGCTCGTTCCATTTGGGGTTCTGGGAGTTGGAGATGACGCGAGTGCGAGCCACTCTTGCTCCGGCGAGGCAGACGGTGACGTAGGGATCGCTGGTGATTATATTCCGGTGAACCTTATGCTTGTGGTGGCTTGAAAACGGAGAATGGCAGGTCTTAAAGGCTGCGAAGAAGCGGCGAAGACGCTCCGAGACCAAATCCATATTCGGCAAGCACCGCGCCTCGATGATTTTCAAATCAAGGTCGCCATGGAGGTAAACAACCGAGTCTGACTTATCTTCCACCATTGAAGTTGAAGCTCCAAAACCagggttttaaatatttatatacatatatatttatatatataaaagaaatggAGGACAGAAGATCGTAGAAGCACGGAATCTCAGACAAGGCGGTGAAGATGGGGCCGGGCCGGACGAAAGGCGTTGGCTATCACCGGAGGAACCAAAAACGGTGGCGTGTTATGTGATATTGAATCACATGGAGTGGAGAACAAGGATTTTCCGTGGGTTCCCTCCGATGAAAGCCAACGGCGATAACCGAAGGCGGCAAAGCCAAGTTTGGAAAATTGTGTTAAATGAAAAAGTAAAGAGGGTGGGGTGTGGTGGGGTGTGTGCATGTTATTCATAGAGTTTGCATGTATGGAACACGTGGCCATCTTCTCCTATTATATTATAGTCCCTTAACCGTttcaatttataattttataGTCCATCCTTCTATATGTATGTACGTTAGGAATTTTCTAGGCATTTTGTgagttttcaagaaattttgaataatttataatattgaaaattaagtttaaatatgttgtttttcatgcatataaaaaaaattagttgcgCGTGCAATAATATATTTCAACTTAATTTttagtactgtaaactattcaaaattttctaaaaatatgctcaaaatagctacaatatatatggTCATAAAACAAATTGCGCTGAAAGCTATTCAAATGTCAAGAATATTGAAAGCCCATCAGTAGGACTTAAAGTAAAGCCCTCgtaaaaaaattgtaatatatatggCATACTATACACCATcctattgatttttatttttattttctattataatatgttttttttttttaaaacgaaACAAAATTACATATTATAATGTGATGAATTACATTATATTACACAAACATAGTTAAATTCCTAACTTTTTACTATTATAGTAATTTCTAAATCAAACTCTACATACTAGTAAAAATTCATACCGCACAATTTATCATgttttttaatgagaaatgctAAGGGCTAACACTGTATGAAGTTGATATACTATTATTAGTGTAATTTAATATTGGGATCCACACAATTTagtttaataataaatatagag from the Humulus lupulus chromosome X, drHumLupu1.1, whole genome shotgun sequence genome contains:
- the LOC133803234 gene encoding phospholipase D delta-like, with translation MVEDKSDSVVYLHGDLDLKIIEARCLPNMDLVSERLRRFFAAFKTCHSPFSSHHKHKVHRNIITSDPYVTVCLAGARVARTRVISNSQNPKWNERFKIPLAHPVSHVEFYVKDNDMFGADLIGVASVSAQKILTGEAISDWFPVIGSFGKPPKPDSAIKIEMRFTKCDDNPMYRYGISSDPDNYGIRNCYFPVRQGGSVTLYQDAHVPDSMFDPIELDDGVLFQQKKCWEDICHAILEAHHMVYIAGWSIYHKVKLVREPTKPLPSGGNLNLGELLKYKSQEGVRVLLLVWDDKTSHSRFFLNTTGVMQTHDEETRKFFKHSSVTCVLSPRYASSKLSIFKQQVVGTLFTHHQKCVIVDSQAPGNYRKVTAFIGGLDLCDGRYDTPEHRLFRDLDTHVFQDDYHNPTFSAGTKGPRQPWHDLHCKIEGPAAYDVLKNFEQRWRKASKWSKLGQHFKRVSYWHDDALIKLDRISWILSPSPGIPNDDPALWVSKEDDPENWHVQVFRSIDSGSLKGFPKDIYVAEAQNLVCAKNLVIDKSIQTAYIQAIRAAQHFIYIENQYFIGSSYAWPAYKDAGADNLIPVELALKIASKIRAKQRFSVYIVMPMWPEGPPSSVAMQEILFWQGQTMQMMYEVIAEELKFTHVENAHPQDYLNFYCLGKREELSKEESPNHTSKSGDTVSASQKFQRFMIYVHAKGMIVDDEYVIIGSANINQRSMAGSRDTEIAMGAYQPYHTWGNRKRHPHGQVYGYRMSLWAEHLGLVEDEFKEPESLDCVKRVNQIAEANWTSFVAEEFTPLQGHLIKYPVEVDSSGKVGPLPGRETFPDVGGKVLGCRSNFPDALTT